The following proteins are co-located in the Paenibacillus sp. JNUCC32 genome:
- a CDS encoding glycosyl hydrolase gives MTKANGSRYEVRPDLINPAASNEAKRLMGYLCSIYGKRMLTGQQIGVVSTPEFEMIREVTGKYPAVGGFDFMNYSPSRVERGAERQDTDLAMKWWDRGGIVTFCWHWNAPKDLIDLPPDRTWGRGFYTNATTFDIARAMLEPSSEEYGLIIRDIDAIAAELKRLQDAGIPVLWRPLHEASGGWFWWGAKGPEPCIALWKLMYERMTHHHELNNLIWVWNGQHKDWYPGDSYVDIIGEDIYPPARDYGSQSERFRTAASYTDAAKIIALTENGVIPDPDLMQEDGCPWAWNCTWYGNFVFTGEGNNRRYSEEYTDELQLIRTYHHPFTVTLDELPDLKG, from the coding sequence ATGACAAAAGCAAACGGCAGCCGTTATGAGGTCCGGCCGGACTTGATCAATCCGGCCGCTTCGAATGAAGCGAAACGGTTAATGGGTTATCTGTGCAGCATTTACGGCAAGCGGATGCTGACCGGGCAGCAGATTGGGGTTGTGTCAACGCCGGAATTCGAGATGATCCGCGAGGTCACGGGAAAATACCCGGCCGTCGGCGGGTTCGATTTCATGAATTACTCCCCATCCCGGGTGGAGCGCGGAGCCGAGCGTCAAGATACGGATCTGGCGATGAAGTGGTGGGACCGCGGCGGGATCGTCACCTTTTGCTGGCATTGGAATGCCCCGAAGGATCTGATCGATTTGCCGCCGGACCGGACTTGGGGCCGAGGTTTTTATACCAATGCGACAACCTTTGATATCGCACGGGCGATGTTGGAGCCTTCGTCGGAAGAGTACGGTCTTATCATCCGGGATATCGATGCGATCGCTGCCGAGCTCAAGCGTCTGCAGGATGCCGGCATTCCGGTGCTGTGGAGACCGCTTCACGAGGCATCGGGCGGATGGTTCTGGTGGGGGGCCAAAGGCCCCGAGCCTTGCATCGCGCTTTGGAAGCTGATGTACGAGCGCATGACGCATCACCACGAATTGAACAACCTGATCTGGGTATGGAACGGGCAGCACAAGGATTGGTATCCGGGCGATTCCTACGTCGATATCATCGGGGAGGACATTTATCCGCCTGCCCGGGATTACGGCTCGCAATCCGAGCGGTTCCGCACCGCTGCATCGTATACGGATGCGGCAAAAATCATTGCCCTGACCGAGAACGGTGTCATACCCGACCCCGATCTCATGCAGGAGGACGGATGCCCGTGGGCATGGAATTGCACATGGTATGGAAACTTTGTGTTCACAGGGGAAGGAAATAACCGGAGGTATTCAGAAGAGTATACGGATGAGTTGCAGCTGATCCGTACCTATCATCATCCGTTTACGGTCACGCTGGATGAACTTCCGGATCTGAAAGGCTGA
- a CDS encoding ABC transporter substrate-binding protein, whose translation MKKSSLLLLFLSLVIVLAGCNVTTKDDAQQNQQEPADTATDTSAVNIELLGMSSNESDVNIIRDQLTKNGFNVKLNLQPDYGSFKAQQDAGNYDIALSSWTTVTGNPDYAVRSLFKTGGDYSIMSDEEVDKLIDQAATQTPEDAAQTYKQLEQRLVTDKAYIAPLYISLKSQAFNKDVLDENSVRLSKSRSLPWEAVDFKDQSKRATQPLILSQSISELTSLDPIKGNDGSINIINTNMNVRLINLTDDDKITSEGSLSYNHAIGEGNSEYYFILRDDINFAKITNKKAEDSGERVGADDVIFSMNRAKDKNSVPDHRTYTLHEHINTVEAVTDLSVLENTKVSGGSESVKEALEAGLDTKIASLVDDKNQASTKDGKYQVVKLTTTEPFPQVLNYLAHQSAGIVSKKQVESINTYDVEKFDVNKDIPYGDQNTVTEGDKYNNTLYASGPYILSSKNDYEATFFKNPGYMKGTEHEPKIEQVKVRFIKDADSTLSALRSGEIHLYYGVPETKYDVVKGDGKLKLQTIESNAVSYLLFNTKNRDVATSDDLRRAVLYSINQDEILAYYNNNKIKAYSTVSPIVKTGNELVADPAKVKEFLNAYKASK comes from the coding sequence ATGAAAAAGAGTTCCTTGCTGTTATTGTTCCTCTCGCTGGTCATCGTACTGGCCGGATGCAACGTAACAACCAAAGATGATGCACAGCAAAATCAGCAAGAACCAGCGGATACAGCTACAGACACATCCGCTGTTAATATTGAATTGCTTGGCATGAGCTCTAACGAATCCGATGTCAACATCATTCGCGACCAGCTCACCAAGAACGGCTTCAACGTGAAGCTGAATCTGCAGCCGGACTACGGCAGCTTCAAGGCACAGCAGGATGCCGGCAATTACGACATCGCGCTGTCCAGCTGGACAACCGTAACGGGTAACCCTGACTATGCCGTTCGTTCCCTGTTCAAAACCGGCGGCGACTACAGCATCATGTCCGACGAAGAAGTGGACAAGCTGATCGACCAAGCGGCCACGCAAACGCCGGAAGACGCCGCTCAGACTTACAAGCAGCTGGAACAACGTCTGGTAACGGACAAAGCTTACATCGCTCCATTGTACATCTCCCTGAAGAGCCAAGCGTTCAACAAGGATGTGCTGGACGAGAATTCCGTTCGTCTTTCGAAATCCCGTTCCCTGCCTTGGGAAGCCGTCGATTTCAAAGACCAATCCAAGCGTGCGACGCAGCCGCTGATTCTGTCCCAATCGATCTCTGAACTGACTTCGCTTGACCCGATCAAGGGCAACGACGGTTCCATTAACATCATCAACACCAACATGAACGTACGTCTGATCAACCTGACCGATGATGACAAGATCACGTCCGAAGGCTCGCTGTCTTATAACCATGCCATCGGCGAAGGCAACTCGGAGTACTACTTCATTCTTAGAGACGACATTAACTTTGCAAAAATCACGAACAAAAAAGCGGAAGATTCCGGCGAGCGCGTAGGCGCGGACGATGTCATCTTCTCCATGAACAGAGCGAAAGACAAAAATTCGGTGCCTGATCATCGTACCTACACGCTTCACGAGCACATCAACACCGTTGAAGCCGTAACCGACCTGAGCGTACTGGAAAACACCAAGGTTTCCGGCGGCAGCGAAAGCGTCAAGGAAGCGCTGGAAGCCGGTTTGGATACCAAGATCGCTTCCCTCGTCGACGACAAGAATCAAGCAAGCACGAAAGACGGCAAATACCAAGTCGTCAAATTGACGACAACCGAGCCGTTCCCGCAAGTATTGAACTACCTGGCTCACCAATCGGCCGGTATCGTATCGAAGAAGCAAGTTGAATCCATCAATACGTATGACGTTGAGAAATTCGACGTGAACAAAGACATCCCTTACGGCGACCAAAATACCGTAACCGAAGGCGACAAGTACAACAACACGCTGTATGCGAGCGGTCCGTATATCCTGTCTTCCAAGAATGACTATGAAGCCACCTTCTTCAAAAACCCTGGCTACATGAAGGGCACGGAGCACGAACCGAAAATCGAGCAAGTGAAAGTACGCTTTATCAAAGATGCGGACAGCACGCTCTCCGCACTGCGCAGCGGCGAAATCCACCTGTACTACGGCGTGCCGGAAACGAAATACGACGTAGTGAAAGGCGACGGCAAGCTGAAGCTGCAAACGATCGAAAGCAACGCCGTGTCCTACTTGCTGTTCAACACGAAGAACCGCGATGTGGCAACAAGCGACGATCTGAGAAGAGCGGTGCTTTACTCGATCAACCAGGATGAAATCCTGGCCTACTACAACAACAACAAAATCAAAGCCTACTCCACCGTCAGCCCAATCGTCAAAACCGGCAACGAGCTGGTAGCCGATCCGGCGAAGGTGAAGGAATTCTTGAACGCATACAAAGCGAGCAAGTAA
- a CDS encoding RBBP9/YdeN family alpha/beta hydrolase, whose translation MKKQVLFIHSAGPQGIRQGSSGLIAHLQERLGEAYHVLSPGMPDPDYALWKAQIANEIKALDGEVLLVGHSLGGSILLKYLSEEDGQLTVSGLFLIAAPYWGKDDDWQNEEYALSDSFVSKLPHLPNLYLYHSRHDPVVPFAHAQHYAKQLPQAVTRAYEGDDHYFREGLPELVDDIKRL comes from the coding sequence ATGAAAAAACAAGTTTTGTTCATTCATAGTGCCGGCCCGCAAGGCATCCGCCAAGGAAGCAGCGGCTTGATCGCCCATTTACAAGAACGGCTGGGTGAAGCTTATCATGTCTTATCTCCCGGCATGCCGGATCCGGATTACGCTCTGTGGAAAGCGCAGATTGCCAATGAAATCAAGGCATTGGATGGGGAGGTGCTGCTGGTAGGTCATTCCCTCGGCGGTTCCATACTGTTGAAATACCTCTCGGAAGAAGACGGGCAGCTAACCGTCTCTGGACTGTTTTTGATCGCCGCCCCTTATTGGGGCAAAGACGACGATTGGCAAAACGAAGAATATGCATTGTCCGATTCATTTGTTTCCAAGCTGCCGCATCTCCCGAACCTATATCTATATCACAGCCGTCACGATCCAGTAGTACCGTTCGCGCATGCTCAGCACTACGCGAAGCAGCTTCCCCAGGCCGTCACCCGGGCATACGAGGGCGACGATCACTACTTCCGCGAGGGATTGCCCGAGCTTGTGGATGATATTAAGCGCTTGTAA
- a CDS encoding ABC transporter permease encodes MIKKLLFKPETKHQLKSSHEYSQASFTWVISLTLTVILLLNSFDFTGGTIKPWVFTAFAAYALFSIIQIIITLLIRRDLQRDGEIRRSTRILGYVQLLSIVTGNLFTVTFGFNLIKKQKPPEYTIAVYMLLTQLFAIAISALNLFKPYVSNTFLPAMAVLLVIAVVQLIALILVARYVKSNYAHPALTWLAFPIILTAATGNIFALVLGINLLAKIRKNGNPAMTRWGDVWVKLTANSTAMSGLFFVIFLFCLSVTSLFTFDYSIAIDNNYSAILQPPSLAYPFGTDNFGRDLFSRIVFGARISLIVGFASTAIPVVIGGILGAVSGYYGRHTDNVIMRLLDVLYAIPGILLAIAIIAAFGANTVNLILALSVGAIPTYARTMRANVLLVSTFEYVDAARAFGSSNFSIIFKHIVPNSLAPMIVKSTLTIGAAVISTSSLSYLGLGVEPHIPEWGNILKIGSTYLETHSYLAIYPGLAIIALVLSFNFLGDGLRDALDPKLD; translated from the coding sequence ATGATTAAGAAGCTTCTTTTCAAACCAGAAACCAAACACCAGCTGAAATCCTCACACGAGTACAGTCAAGCCAGCTTCACATGGGTTATCTCTCTGACCTTAACGGTGATCCTGCTTCTGAACAGCTTTGATTTCACTGGGGGAACCATCAAACCGTGGGTGTTCACCGCCTTTGCGGCATATGCACTGTTTTCGATCATACAGATCATCATTACGCTGCTGATCCGAAGGGATCTTCAAAGGGACGGAGAAATCCGGCGCTCGACCAGGATCCTGGGTTACGTTCAGCTGCTGAGCATCGTTACGGGGAATCTGTTTACCGTCACGTTCGGTTTCAATCTGATCAAAAAACAGAAGCCTCCCGAATATACGATTGCCGTTTACATGCTGCTAACCCAGCTGTTCGCCATCGCGATATCAGCGCTGAATCTGTTCAAGCCTTACGTCTCGAATACGTTCCTGCCGGCCATGGCCGTGCTTCTGGTTATAGCGGTCGTTCAGCTGATCGCGCTTATCCTTGTTGCCAGGTACGTAAAATCGAATTATGCGCATCCGGCATTGACCTGGCTTGCTTTTCCGATCATTCTGACTGCGGCAACGGGCAATATTTTTGCTCTGGTGCTCGGCATCAACCTGCTTGCGAAGATCCGCAAGAACGGCAATCCCGCGATGACCCGCTGGGGCGACGTATGGGTAAAGCTTACTGCCAATTCGACGGCCATGTCCGGACTGTTCTTCGTGATCTTCCTGTTCTGCCTGTCGGTGACCAGTCTGTTTACCTTCGATTACAGCATTGCGATCGATAACAACTACAGCGCCATCCTGCAGCCGCCAAGCCTGGCATACCCCTTCGGTACGGATAACTTCGGCCGGGATTTGTTCTCCCGGATCGTATTCGGGGCCCGCATCTCGCTGATCGTCGGATTCGCTTCTACGGCGATTCCGGTTGTCATCGGCGGCATTCTCGGTGCCGTCTCCGGCTACTATGGACGCCATACCGATAACGTCATCATGCGATTGCTGGACGTGCTGTACGCCATTCCGGGCATCCTGCTCGCCATTGCGATCATTGCCGCATTCGGAGCCAATACCGTCAACCTCATTCTGGCGCTCAGCGTAGGAGCTATACCGACTTATGCAAGAACCATGAGGGCGAATGTGCTCCTGGTCTCCACCTTTGAGTACGTCGATGCGGCCAGGGCTTTCGGCTCGAGCAATTTTTCGATCATTTTCAAGCATATCGTTCCCAACTCGCTCGCGCCCATGATCGTCAAATCGACGTTAACCATTGGTGCAGCCGTCATCTCGACGAGCAGCTTGAGTTATCTGGGTCTCGGCGTCGAGCCGCATATCCCGGAATGGGGGAATATCCTGAAGATCGGAAGCACGTATCTTGAGACGCATTCCTACTTGGCCATTTATCCGGGTCTAGCCATCATCGCGCTTGTCCTGTCCTTCAACTTTCTGGGCGACGGACTGCGGGATGCGCTCGATCCGAAGCTGGATTAA
- a CDS encoding glycoside hydrolase family 2 protein, producing MNFNVMTLNQWKFKACDESEWLPAQVPGCVHTDLLKNGIIPDPFYGTNEHDLQWIDKKDWEYETSFDLDSNLSAQSRIELVFDGLDTYADVFVNGAKVLSADNMFRSWRIDVKSQLKDSGNVMKIRFRSPIQEDLPKLEKLGYPLPASNDQSEVGGMGDQKVSIFARKAPYHYGWDWGPRFVTSGIWREARLEAWSEVRLDDLFIRQDEVTTEMARVTAVATIAAEQAWQGVLRVSAGGQTWEQDVRLEEGRHSVELSLELAEPKLWWCRGLGEAHLYSFHAELAEAERTVAEKKVRTGLRSVKLVREQDSRGTSFYIELNGTPVFAKGANHIPNDSFITEVTAERYRHEIASAAESNMNMLRVWGGGIYEEDVFYDLCDEYGLMVWQDFMFACSMYPGDEAFLENVRLEAEENLVRLRNHPSIVLWCGNNEIDSAWAHYEEKGGWGWKQDYTEELREKIWSDYEKIFHEILPEAVTGCAPGAEYWPSSPLVSLSHDKEQHANPSTTSGDIHYWGVWHNTEPFDNYNVYVGRFMSEYGFQSFPEPKTVRTYAEDRDMELESKVMLAHQKNGAGNRLIKSYMDQYYNEPKDFEAFLYMSQIQQAEAMKTAIEAHRRNKPYCMGTLYWQMNDCWPVASWAGMDYLGRWKALQYAAKRCFRDVSLSVESKEQEIRVHLVSDISEAVQGTLKVQLVDFNGKELYGSEQPIRAEEQASLVVFRAAADELLRGHDSSEVVLLAQWLQDGVVVDSKTFYFVNDKHLRLHSPTISVKEVEGSDGTAFVLESSVLARHVWLSAEAEGFYSDNFFDLIPGIPVTVSFSRRDNGEQAFVPGKPGRAEVRSMADCIDPSMVLTV from the coding sequence ATGAATTTTAACGTTATGACTTTAAATCAATGGAAATTCAAGGCTTGCGATGAATCCGAGTGGCTTCCGGCCCAGGTGCCGGGCTGCGTTCATACCGACCTGCTGAAGAATGGCATCATCCCCGATCCCTTCTACGGGACGAATGAGCATGACCTGCAGTGGATCGATAAGAAGGATTGGGAATATGAGACGTCATTTGATTTGGATTCGAATCTGAGCGCACAATCCCGCATCGAACTCGTATTCGACGGATTGGATACCTACGCGGACGTGTTCGTGAACGGGGCCAAGGTGCTTTCCGCCGATAATATGTTTCGTTCATGGCGGATCGATGTGAAATCACAGCTCAAGGATTCGGGAAATGTGATGAAGATCCGCTTCCGTTCCCCTATCCAGGAGGATCTGCCGAAGCTTGAGAAGCTCGGATATCCGCTGCCTGCTTCGAATGACCAGTCCGAGGTTGGCGGGATGGGCGACCAGAAAGTGAGTATTTTTGCCCGAAAAGCGCCTTATCACTACGGCTGGGATTGGGGGCCGCGTTTCGTGACCAGCGGGATCTGGCGGGAGGCCAGGCTCGAGGCTTGGTCCGAAGTCAGGCTGGATGATTTGTTTATTCGCCAGGATGAGGTTACGACAGAAATGGCCAGGGTTACGGCCGTTGCCACCATTGCAGCGGAGCAAGCTTGGCAAGGCGTGCTTCGGGTAAGTGCGGGCGGCCAGACATGGGAACAGGATGTTCGGCTGGAAGAAGGCCGTCATTCGGTTGAATTGAGCCTTGAACTTGCCGAGCCGAAGCTGTGGTGGTGCCGCGGCCTGGGCGAGGCCCATCTCTATTCGTTCCATGCCGAGCTGGCGGAAGCGGAACGGACCGTTGCGGAGAAAAAGGTTCGAACCGGCCTGCGCAGCGTCAAGCTGGTACGGGAGCAGGATAGCCGCGGCACTTCCTTTTACATCGAGCTCAACGGCACGCCTGTGTTTGCCAAGGGAGCGAACCATATTCCGAACGACAGCTTCATAACGGAAGTGACGGCGGAACGCTATCGCCATGAAATCGCGTCCGCTGCGGAATCGAACATGAATATGCTGCGCGTATGGGGCGGCGGTATTTATGAAGAGGACGTCTTTTACGATCTGTGTGATGAATACGGGCTCATGGTATGGCAGGATTTCATGTTTGCTTGCAGCATGTATCCAGGCGACGAGGCGTTTCTGGAGAACGTGCGGCTGGAAGCGGAGGAGAACCTGGTCCGTCTGCGGAATCACCCGAGCATCGTGCTCTGGTGCGGCAACAACGAGATTGATTCCGCCTGGGCGCACTATGAAGAGAAGGGCGGCTGGGGCTGGAAGCAGGACTATACCGAGGAGCTCCGCGAAAAGATCTGGAGCGACTACGAAAAGATATTCCACGAAATTCTTCCTGAGGCCGTAACCGGTTGTGCTCCGGGAGCGGAGTATTGGCCTTCCTCCCCGCTGGTATCGCTCAGCCATGACAAGGAGCAGCATGCCAATCCTTCCACAACGAGCGGGGATATTCATTACTGGGGCGTGTGGCATAACACGGAGCCGTTTGACAACTACAACGTTTACGTCGGCCGATTTATGAGCGAATACGGGTTCCAGTCCTTCCCGGAACCGAAAACGGTGCGGACGTATGCAGAAGATCGCGATATGGAGCTGGAGTCGAAGGTCATGCTGGCTCATCAGAAGAACGGTGCCGGCAACCGCTTGATCAAGAGTTACATGGATCAATATTATAACGAGCCGAAGGATTTCGAGGCTTTCCTGTACATGAGCCAGATCCAGCAGGCCGAAGCGATGAAGACGGCGATCGAAGCCCACCGCCGCAACAAGCCGTATTGCATGGGCACGCTGTATTGGCAGATGAACGACTGCTGGCCGGTCGCTTCGTGGGCAGGCATGGATTACCTCGGCAGATGGAAGGCGCTGCAGTACGCGGCCAAGCGCTGCTTCCGGGATGTCAGTCTCTCGGTCGAATCCAAGGAACAGGAGATTCGGGTTCATCTCGTATCCGATATTTCAGAAGCGGTCCAGGGCACGCTGAAGGTTCAGTTAGTCGATTTTAACGGAAAAGAGCTCTATGGATCCGAGCAGCCGATCCGTGCGGAAGAGCAAGCGTCGCTCGTCGTATTCCGGGCTGCGGCCGATGAGCTGCTCCGCGGGCATGATTCATCCGAGGTCGTACTGTTGGCGCAATGGCTTCAGGATGGAGTCGTGGTTGATAGCAAAACATTCTATTTCGTGAATGACAAGCATCTTCGTCTGCACAGTCCGACCATCAGCGTAAAAGAAGTCGAAGGAAGCGATGGTACGGCGTTTGTGCTGGAGAGCAGCGTGCTTGCCCGCCACGTATGGCTGTCCGCCGAAGCGGAAGGCTTCTACAGCGATAACTTCTTCGACCTGATTCCGGGCATCCCGGTGACCGTATCCTTCAGCCGCCGAGATAACGGAGAGCAGGCATTTGTACCAGGCAAGCCGGGCCGGGCCGAGGTTCGGTCCATGGCCGATTGCATCGATCCGTCAATGGTGCTGACCGTGTAA
- a CDS encoding ABC transporter permease — MGGTEAARPNRLISSISSTYSKILLNPSYRYLLLLLGAPVNLVVFLFYLVQRKKDDYAAAENRIRREMLAVGYLEALRSEMMEQQKRKHEFFKQKISEAQLKQEVDKIAEARFREVLKDRTAKDLKLNNRKRLTLADTFGSLIENPLFFIISLIPGLLMYILIFLYSNPYLKYISERLVMTVFVIFGVAVLVFTILHLSPFNPAANILGETATPEQIAAFNKMHGLDQGYLTQLWNNIKGIAYFDLGKSFSGNEEITSSIARKFPITLTLTVISLIIAIAIALPIGIISATRPNSFFDYTFMFIALIGLSIPNFWQGLIFILNFSIKLQWLPATFNPENWLSMIMPVIVLGTGLTASVARMTRSSTLEVINEDYMITARAKGLGKRTILMKHAVRNAIIPIITVIGLQFGGMLGGSAVTEKVFNISGIGSYIVDKQFIPDIPAIMGGVVYTAITISLVNVIIDILYAFFDPRIRSKMKQY; from the coding sequence ATGGGGGGGACAGAAGCAGCAAGACCAAACAGACTCATAAGTTCGATAAGCAGCACATACAGTAAGATCCTTCTGAATCCTTCTTATAGATACTTACTATTATTATTGGGAGCGCCCGTGAATCTCGTGGTCTTCCTATTTTATTTGGTCCAGAGAAAGAAGGATGACTACGCGGCGGCTGAGAACCGCATACGCAGGGAGATGCTGGCCGTCGGATATCTGGAGGCCCTTCGCTCCGAGATGATGGAGCAGCAGAAACGCAAGCATGAGTTCTTCAAGCAAAAAATCAGCGAGGCTCAGCTCAAGCAGGAAGTCGACAAGATCGCAGAGGCAAGGTTCCGTGAAGTCCTCAAGGATCGGACCGCCAAAGACCTGAAGCTGAACAATCGCAAACGGCTGACTCTGGCCGATACGTTCGGTTCTCTCATCGAGAACCCGTTGTTCTTCATTATATCACTTATTCCGGGCTTGCTGATGTACATCCTTATTTTTTTGTACAGCAATCCCTATCTGAAATATATTTCGGAGAGACTCGTGATGACGGTATTCGTTATCTTTGGCGTAGCGGTTCTCGTCTTTACGATTCTTCACTTGTCGCCGTTTAACCCCGCGGCCAACATATTGGGCGAGACGGCAACGCCGGAACAGATCGCGGCTTTCAACAAAATGCACGGACTCGATCAGGGCTATCTGACGCAGCTGTGGAACAACATTAAAGGCATCGCCTATTTCGATCTCGGCAAATCCTTCTCGGGCAACGAAGAGATTACCTCCAGCATCGCCAGAAAGTTTCCGATCACGCTGACGCTTACGGTCATTTCGTTGATCATCGCGATTGCGATCGCATTGCCGATCGGGATTATCTCGGCCACGAGACCGAATTCGTTCTTTGACTATACGTTTATGTTCATCGCGCTGATCGGGCTGTCCATTCCGAACTTCTGGCAGGGACTGATCTTCATCCTGAATTTCTCGATCAAGCTGCAGTGGCTGCCCGCCACCTTCAATCCGGAGAACTGGCTGTCCATGATCATGCCGGTGATCGTGCTCGGGACGGGACTTACCGCTTCGGTGGCCCGAATGACGCGCTCCTCCACGCTGGAAGTCATTAATGAAGATTATATGATCACAGCCAGAGCGAAGGGGCTGGGCAAGCGCACCATTCTGATGAAGCATGCTGTCCGCAATGCCATCATTCCGATCATTACCGTCATCGGGCTTCAGTTCGGCGGGATGCTCGGCGGTTCCGCCGTTACGGAGAAGGTATTCAACATCAGCGGTATCGGCAGCTACATCGTGGATAAACAATTTATCCCTGACATCCCGGCCATCATGGGCGGCGTGGTTTACACCGCCATCACCATATCGCTGGTGAACGTCATCATCGATATCTTGTACGCATTCTTCGATCCACGGATCAGGTCCAAGATGAAACAATACTAA
- a CDS encoding carbohydrate ABC transporter permease, translating to MASIRDRSDETAQERLNRFKNKALPILWSVFRYLLIIGITFIIIYPIITKFSVAFKDKQDIYNPTIYMIPVHFTLDNFKIVLDLLDYWPLLLNTMIYVFITMLLTTMSTALAGYGFARFTFPGSNLLFGLVVLTILIPMSTLMVPMYLHFRSFDILGLVHLFSGKEGINLLNSYWPSIITSATATGLKAGLFIYIFRQFFRGLPKEIEEAALIDGAGGIKTFFAIMLPNAIPPLITVTLFSFVWQYNDTFYTSLFMSEQSLMPLKIASLPADANQFLPALMGLGSSAKADPNYVALVVDTGILLAILPLIGLYLFVQRHFVESVERTGVVG from the coding sequence ATGGCATCGATTCGGGATCGCTCGGACGAAACGGCTCAGGAACGACTGAACCGCTTCAAGAACAAGGCGCTGCCGATTCTGTGGTCAGTGTTCCGCTATCTGCTGATCATCGGCATCACATTCATCATCATCTATCCGATCATCACCAAATTCTCCGTCGCGTTCAAAGACAAACAGGATATTTATAACCCAACGATTTACATGATTCCGGTGCATTTCACATTGGATAATTTCAAGATCGTGCTCGACCTGCTGGATTATTGGCCGCTGCTGCTGAACACGATGATTTACGTATTCATCACGATGCTGCTGACCACGATGTCGACGGCGCTTGCCGGGTATGGCTTTGCAAGGTTCACCTTTCCGGGAAGCAATCTGCTGTTCGGCCTGGTGGTGCTGACGATCCTGATCCCGATGAGCACGCTGATGGTGCCGATGTATTTGCATTTCCGCAGCTTTGACATTCTGGGACTGGTTCACTTGTTTTCCGGAAAAGAGGGCATCAACCTGCTGAACAGCTACTGGCCATCGATCATTACATCGGCCACGGCCACCGGGCTTAAGGCCGGACTGTTCATTTATATCTTCCGCCAATTTTTCCGGGGGCTGCCGAAGGAGATTGAGGAGGCGGCGCTGATTGACGGGGCAGGCGGGATTAAGACGTTTTTTGCGATCATGCTTCCCAATGCGATTCCGCCGCTCATTACGGTGACGCTGTTCTCGTTCGTCTGGCAGTATAACGACACCTTCTATACCTCGCTCTTTATGAGCGAACAGTCCCTCATGCCGCTGAAAATCGCTTCGCTGCCGGCGGACGCCAACCAGTTTCTCCCGGCTCTGATGGGGCTCGGCTCATCGGCCAAGGCCGATCCGAACTATGTGGCGCTTGTGGTGGATACGGGGATATTGCTGGCCATTCTGCCGCTGATCGGATTGTATCTGTTCGTGCAGCGCCATTTTGTGGAGAGCGTGGAGCGTACGGGGGTTGTCGGGTAG